One stretch of Pseudomonas fragi DNA includes these proteins:
- the ptsP gene encoding phosphoenolpyruvate--protein phosphotransferase encodes MLELTIEQISMGQTAVDKSAALQLLADKLVADGLVAEGYLSGLQAREAQGSTFLGQGIAIPHGTPETRELVFTTGVRLLQFPEGVDWGDGQMVYLAIGIAAKSDEHLRLLQLLTRALGETDLGEALRRASSAEALLKLLQGAPQELALDAQMIGLGVSADDFEELVWRGARLLRQADCVSNGFAAVLQQVDALPLGDGLWWLHSEQTVKRPGLAFVTPDKPMRYLGQPLSGLFCLASLGEAHQALLERLCALLIAGRGHELGNATSRRAVLEVLGGELPADWPSARIPLANAHGLHARPAKVLAQLAKSFEGEIRVRIVDGQDSAVSAKSLSKLLSLGARRGQVLEFVAEPTIANDALPALLAAVEAGLGEEVEPLPTLAEAVPGVAEIATLITAPAAGSTLQAIAASPGIAIGPAHIQVLQTFDYPLRGESCVVERERLQKALSEVRKDIEGLITRSQSKAIREIFITHQEMLDDPELTDEVDSRLKQGESAEAAWMSVIEAAARQQESLQDALLAERAADLRDIGRRVLAQLCGVETPAEPDEPYVLVMDEVGPSDVARLDPARVAGILTARGGATAHSAIVARALGIPALVGAGEAVLLLAPGTELLIDGQRGRLHVSPDADALQRATQERDSREQRLLAASARRHELAVTQDGHAVEVFANIGESKGVASAVEQGAEGIGLLRTELIFMAHSQVPDEATQEAEYRRVLDGLAGRPLVVRTLDVGGDKPLPYWPIEKEENPFLGVRGIRLTLQRPQVMESQLRALLRSADNRPLRIMFPMVGSVAEWRAARDMTERLRLEIPVSDLQLGIMIEVPSAALLAPVLAREVDFFSVGTNDLTQYTLAIDRGHPTLSAQADGLHPAVLQLIDITVRAAHAHGKWVGVCGELAADPLAVPVLVGLGVDELSVSARSIPEVKARVRELSMDRLKTLAAEALSVGSPDEVRALVEAL; translated from the coding sequence ATGCTCGAGCTCACTATAGAGCAGATATCCATGGGCCAGACGGCTGTGGATAAATCTGCGGCGCTGCAATTGCTGGCCGATAAACTGGTTGCCGATGGCCTGGTGGCCGAAGGTTATCTGAGCGGCCTGCAAGCGCGTGAGGCTCAGGGCTCGACCTTTCTGGGCCAGGGCATCGCCATCCCCCACGGCACCCCTGAAACCCGCGAGCTGGTGTTTACCACGGGCGTGCGTTTGCTGCAGTTCCCTGAAGGGGTGGATTGGGGCGATGGTCAGATGGTGTACCTGGCGATTGGTATTGCGGCCAAGTCCGACGAACATTTGCGTTTGCTGCAACTGCTGACCCGTGCCCTGGGCGAAACCGATCTGGGCGAGGCCCTGCGCCGCGCCAGCTCTGCCGAGGCGTTGCTCAAGCTATTGCAGGGCGCACCGCAAGAGCTGGCGCTGGATGCCCAGATGATTGGCCTGGGCGTTTCTGCTGACGACTTTGAGGAGCTGGTATGGCGCGGCGCCCGTCTGTTGCGTCAGGCCGATTGCGTGAGCAATGGCTTTGCTGCCGTCTTGCAACAAGTCGATGCGCTGCCGCTGGGTGATGGCCTGTGGTGGCTGCACAGCGAGCAAACCGTCAAGCGTCCGGGGCTGGCGTTTGTGACCCCCGACAAACCGATGCGCTATCTGGGCCAGCCGTTGAGCGGCCTGTTTTGCCTGGCCAGCCTCGGTGAAGCCCATCAGGCCTTGCTGGAACGCTTGTGTGCGCTGCTGATTGCCGGTCGCGGCCATGAACTGGGCAATGCCACCAGTCGCCGTGCCGTGCTGGAAGTACTGGGCGGTGAGCTGCCGGCCGACTGGCCAAGTGCCCGTATCCCTCTGGCCAACGCCCACGGCCTGCATGCGCGGCCGGCCAAGGTGCTGGCGCAACTGGCCAAAAGCTTTGAAGGCGAAATTCGCGTCAGGATCGTCGATGGTCAGGACTCGGCCGTTTCGGCCAAGAGCCTGAGCAAGCTGCTGAGCCTGGGTGCCCGTCGCGGTCAGGTGCTGGAGTTTGTCGCTGAACCAACTATCGCCAATGATGCACTGCCTGCACTACTGGCTGCAGTTGAGGCCGGTTTGGGTGAAGAAGTCGAGCCGTTGCCGACCTTGGCCGAAGCTGTGCCCGGGGTAGCCGAAATCGCTACGCTGATCACCGCCCCGGCGGCTGGCAGCACGCTGCAGGCCATTGCTGCTTCGCCCGGCATTGCCATTGGCCCGGCGCATATACAGGTGCTGCAAACGTTCGATTACCCGCTGCGTGGCGAGTCCTGCGTGGTCGAGCGAGAGCGTCTGCAAAAAGCCCTGAGTGAAGTGCGCAAGGATATTGAAGGCCTGATTACGCGCAGCCAGTCCAAGGCCATCCGCGAAATCTTCATTACCCACCAGGAAATGCTCGACGACCCGGAACTGACCGATGAAGTGGATTCGCGCCTCAAGCAGGGCGAAAGCGCTGAAGCGGCGTGGATGTCGGTGATCGAGGCTGCTGCGCGTCAGCAGGAGTCCTTGCAGGATGCCCTGCTCGCCGAGCGGGCAGCCGACCTGCGGGATATTGGCCGTCGTGTGCTGGCCCAGTTGTGTGGCGTCGAAACTCCGGCTGAGCCTGATGAACCGTATGTGCTGGTGATGGATGAGGTCGGGCCTTCGGATGTGGCGCGCCTTGATCCGGCGCGGGTGGCGGGTATTTTGACCGCCCGTGGCGGTGCGACGGCGCACAGCGCGATTGTCGCCCGTGCCCTCGGCATTCCGGCCCTGGTGGGCGCTGGGGAGGCGGTGTTGCTGCTTGCGCCGGGCACTGAGCTGTTGATTGATGGCCAGCGCGGTCGCCTGCATGTATCCCCTGACGCAGACGCCTTGCAGCGCGCCACGCAAGAGCGCGACAGCCGTGAGCAGCGCCTGCTGGCAGCTTCCGCCCGACGCCATGAGCTGGCGGTGACTCAGGACGGGCATGCGGTGGAAGTGTTTGCCAATATCGGCGAAAGCAAAGGCGTCGCCTCTGCGGTGGAGCAGGGTGCCGAAGGCATTGGCCTGCTGCGCACCGAACTGATTTTCATGGCCCATTCGCAAGTGCCGGACGAGGCGACGCAAGAAGCCGAATACCGCCGTGTGCTCGATGGTCTGGCCGGTCGACCGCTGGTGGTGCGCACGCTGGACGTGGGCGGCGACAAACCGCTGCCGTACTGGCCGATCGAGAAAGAAGAAAACCCGTTTTTGGGTGTGCGTGGTATTCGTCTGACCCTGCAACGCCCGCAAGTGATGGAAAGCCAGTTGCGCGCCCTGCTGCGCTCGGCGGACAACCGCCCGCTGCGCATCATGTTCCCGATGGTGGGCAGCGTGGCCGAGTGGCGCGCCGCCCGCGACATGACCGAACGTCTGCGTCTGGAAATCCCTGTATCTGACCTGCAACTGGGGATCATGATCGAGGTCCCGTCCGCCGCCTTGCTGGCGCCGGTGCTGGCCAGGGAAGTGGACTTTTTCAGCGTCGGCACCAACGACCTGACCCAGTACACCCTGGCCATCGACCGTGGTCACCCGACCCTGTCGGCCCAGGCCGACGGTCTGCACCCGGCGGTGTTGCAACTGATCGACATCACCGTGCGTGCCGCCCATGCCCACGGCAAATGGGTGGGCGTTTGCGGCGAACTGGCGGCCGACCCGCTGGCCGTGCCAGTACTTGTCGGTCTTGGCGTGGACGAGCTGAGCGTGTCGGCGCGCAGCATCCCCGAGGTTAAGGCGCGGGTGCGCGAATTGAGCATGGACCGTCTGAAAACCCTGGCCGCCGAGGCATTGAGCGTCGGCAGCCCGGATGAAGTCCGTGCCTTGGTGGAGGCGCTCTGA
- the pfkB gene encoding 1-phosphofructokinase: MARILTVTLNPALDLTVRLAQLQPGEVNRSPLMLTHAAGKGLNVAQVLADLGHTLTVSGFLGEDNAQAFDALFKRRGFVDAFIRVPGETRSNIKLAEDDGRVTDLNGPGPQVGAQAQQTLLDTLERIAPGHDAVVVAGSLPRGVSPQWLHDLLLRLKGMGLKVILDTSGEALKQGLAAGPWLIKPNSEELSDALGSDISSLAAQIAAASRLQAQGVEHVVISHGAEGVNWFSRAPALQALPPKVSVASTVGAGDSLLAGMVHGLLSGHSPEQTLRTATAIAAMAVTQIGFGISDAAHLATLESGVRVRPLTEE, from the coding sequence ATGGCCCGTATTCTGACCGTTACCCTCAACCCGGCACTGGACTTGACCGTGCGCCTTGCTCAGTTGCAGCCGGGCGAAGTCAACCGCAGCCCGCTGATGCTGACCCATGCCGCCGGCAAAGGCCTGAACGTCGCGCAAGTGCTGGCTGATCTGGGCCACACACTGACCGTGAGCGGTTTTTTGGGCGAAGACAATGCGCAAGCGTTCGATGCCCTGTTCAAGCGTCGCGGTTTTGTCGATGCCTTTATCCGCGTGCCCGGCGAAACCCGCAGCAATATCAAGCTGGCCGAAGACGACGGTCGTGTCACCGACCTTAACGGGCCGGGGCCGCAGGTTGGCGCACAGGCGCAGCAAACGTTGCTCGATACCCTCGAACGCATTGCTCCCGGGCATGACGCGGTCGTGGTGGCTGGCAGTTTGCCCCGGGGCGTCAGCCCGCAGTGGTTGCACGATCTGCTGCTGCGCCTTAAGGGCATGGGGTTGAAAGTGATCCTGGACACCAGCGGCGAAGCCTTGAAGCAAGGGCTGGCGGCAGGCCCGTGGCTGATCAAGCCCAACAGTGAAGAACTCAGCGATGCCCTGGGCAGCGATATCAGCAGCCTTGCAGCGCAGATTGCTGCGGCATCGCGCTTGCAGGCGCAGGGTGTCGAGCATGTAGTCATTTCCCACGGTGCAGAAGGCGTGAACTGGTTCAGCCGCGCACCGGCCTTGCAGGCGTTGCCGCCCAAAGTCAGCGTCGCCAGCACGGTGGGCGCAGGCGATTCGCTGCTGGCGGGCATGGTCCACGGTTTGCTCAGCGGCCACAGCCCCGAGCAGACCCTGCGCACCGCCACGGCCATTGCGGCAATGGCCGTTACCCAGATCGGTTTTGGTATCAGCGATGCGGCGCACCTGGCGACGCTCGAAAGCGGCGTTCGCGTTCGCCCCCTGACAGAAGAATAA
- a CDS encoding PTS fructose-like transporter subunit IIB encodes MKLAIVTGCPNGMVTSVLCARLLDAAAQRQGWSTSVEVHDPKHPERQLSAATIDEAEWVLVVSSTPLDMQRFIGKRVFQSTPAQALQDVEAVLQRGVQEAEVYVAAAPSAADKNAQKAPKIVAVTACPTGVAHTFMAAEALQQAAKRLGYDLQVETQGSVGARNPLSAEAIRDADVVLLAADIEVPTERFAGKKIYRCGTGIALKQAEATLNKALSEGQQESAAAAGGAPAKQEKTGVYKHLLTGVSFMLPMVVAGGLLIALSFVFGIEAYKEPGTLAAALMQIGGDAAFKLMVPLLAGYIAYSIADRPGLAPGMIGGLLASTLGAGFIGGIIAGFIAGYCAKAINRYARLPQSLEALKPILIIPLFASLFTGLVMIYVVGKPVAGMLEGLTHFLDSMGTTNAILLGVLLGGMMCVDLGGPINKAAYAFSVGLLASQSYAPMAATMAAGMVPPIGLGIATFLARRKFAQTEREAGKAALVLGLCFISEGAIPFAAKDPLRVIPASILGGALTGALSMYFGCKLMAPHGGLFVMLIPNAINHALLYLLAIVAGSLLTAVVYAVIKRPEPVEMALETAKA; translated from the coding sequence ATGAAATTAGCCATTGTGACGGGCTGCCCCAACGGCATGGTGACCAGCGTGCTGTGTGCCCGCTTGCTTGACGCTGCGGCGCAGCGCCAGGGCTGGAGTACCAGCGTTGAAGTCCACGACCCCAAGCACCCAGAGCGCCAGTTGTCGGCGGCGACCATCGACGAAGCCGAGTGGGTGTTGGTGGTCAGCAGCACACCGCTGGATATGCAGCGTTTTATCGGCAAGCGGGTGTTCCAGAGCACCCCGGCCCAGGCCCTGCAAGATGTAGAAGCGGTATTGCAGCGTGGTGTGCAGGAGGCTGAGGTCTACGTTGCTGCGGCGCCATCGGCTGCGGATAAAAACGCACAGAAAGCCCCGAAAATCGTTGCCGTCACTGCCTGCCCTACGGGCGTGGCGCACACCTTTATGGCGGCGGAAGCCTTGCAGCAAGCGGCCAAGCGCTTGGGCTACGATCTGCAGGTCGAGACCCAGGGGTCGGTAGGTGCGCGCAACCCGTTGAGCGCCGAAGCCATCCGCGATGCCGATGTGGTGCTGTTGGCGGCAGATATCGAGGTACCGACCGAGCGTTTTGCCGGCAAGAAAATCTATCGTTGCGGCACCGGTATCGCCCTCAAGCAGGCCGAAGCCACACTGAACAAGGCGTTGAGCGAAGGGCAGCAAGAGAGCGCTGCGGCGGCTGGCGGAGCGCCTGCCAAGCAAGAAAAGACCGGCGTCTACAAACACCTGCTGACGGGCGTGTCCTTTATGCTGCCGATGGTGGTGGCGGGCGGTTTGCTGATCGCGCTGTCCTTCGTGTTTGGCATTGAAGCTTATAAAGAGCCTGGCACGTTGGCGGCGGCGCTGATGCAGATCGGTGGTGATGCCGCGTTCAAACTGATGGTGCCGTTGTTGGCGGGTTACATCGCCTACTCGATTGCCGACCGCCCGGGCCTGGCGCCGGGGATGATCGGCGGCCTGTTGGCGAGCACCTTGGGGGCCGGGTTTATCGGCGGGATCATTGCCGGATTTATCGCCGGTTACTGCGCCAAGGCGATCAATCGCTATGCGCGGTTGCCGCAAAGCCTTGAAGCGTTGAAACCGATTTTGATCATTCCGTTGTTCGCCAGCCTGTTTACCGGTCTGGTGATGATTTACGTGGTGGGCAAGCCGGTTGCCGGAATGCTTGAAGGCCTGACCCATTTTCTCGACAGCATGGGCACCACCAATGCCATCCTGCTCGGTGTATTGCTGGGCGGCATGATGTGCGTCGACCTGGGCGGGCCGATCAACAAGGCGGCCTATGCGTTTTCGGTAGGGCTGCTGGCTTCGCAAAGTTATGCACCGATGGCGGCCACAATGGCTGCTGGCATGGTGCCGCCGATTGGTTTGGGCATTGCCACGTTCCTGGCGCGCCGCAAGTTCGCCCAGACTGAGCGCGAGGCTGGCAAGGCTGCGCTGGTACTGGGGCTGTGCTTTATTTCTGAAGGGGCAATCCCGTTTGCTGCCAAGGACCCGCTGCGGGTGATCCCGGCGAGCATTCTGGGTGGGGCACTGACAGGGGCACTGTCGATGTACTTCGGCTGCAAGCTGATGGCACCGCACGGTGGCCTGTTTGTCATGCTGATCCCGAACGCGATCAACCATGCGCTGCTGTACTTGTTGGCGATTGTGGCAGGTAGCTTGCTGACGGCGGTGGTGTACGCAGTGATCAAGCGGCCGGAGCCGGTTGAAATGGCGCTGGAGACGGCCAAAGCATAA
- a CDS encoding PepSY domain-containing protein: MFKKTLFQLHWFFGITAGLVLALMGITGATVSFQDELLNLLNPSVLKVEKLDSGVLPPAELVRRVEATEGKQVAMLWVGVDSGTAARVFFTPPPGERRGQLRYVDPYTGTYQGEANGQGFFDLMLQLHRFLAMGQSGRQITGACTLMLVFFCLSGLYLRWPRKALNWRAWLTLDWAKKGRSFNWDLHAVAGTWCMVFYLLAALTGLSWSYEWYNQGLQKLLSDAPSGEQRQGGGRGPRGQGGPTGPAPVADYDAIWASIQKTAGPDLALYNVRMPPVAGQPATVFYLLNTSPHERAFNQIVLDPATGAVKKVERYDDKSYKAQLLTSIYALHTGSYWGITGRVLVTVASLTMPLFFITGWLLYLDRRRKKRQIKQARQGFADTGSDASSWLIGFASQSGFAEQLAWQTAGQLQAAGLPVRVQPLGALSEDDLQQANHALFVVSTFGDGEAPDSARGFERKILGQPLGLNALKYSVLALGDRQYPHFCGFATRIQQWLSERGAQALFSPVQVDSGDAEALHHWQQQLSQLTGGAPGTHWQAPSYNNWTLTERKLLNPGSSGSGVYLLGLDAPDANVSWQAGDLVEVIPRQSSWAVEHFLEGLGLSADSLVQLDGLQETLAQALAGRQLPENRGHLVGMHAQALVDALIPLNMREYSIASIPQDGVLELIVRQERHADGSLGIGSGWLTEHAAVGSAISLRVRRNSGFHLPAEPVPLILLGNGTGLAGLRSLLKARIAQGQQRNWLFFGERNAAHDFYCRDELQGWLASGDLARLDLAFSRDQAQKVYVQDRLRESAAQVRQWLAEGAAIYICGSLQGMAAGVDQALIDMLGAEAVELLIEQGRYRRDVY; the protein is encoded by the coding sequence GTGTTTAAGAAAACACTGTTTCAGCTGCACTGGTTTTTCGGCATAACCGCCGGGCTGGTTCTGGCCCTGATGGGGATAACCGGTGCCACGGTGTCGTTTCAGGACGAGTTGCTGAACTTGCTCAACCCTTCGGTGCTCAAGGTCGAAAAACTCGACAGCGGCGTATTGCCACCTGCCGAGCTGGTGCGCCGGGTCGAGGCCACCGAGGGCAAGCAAGTCGCCATGCTGTGGGTGGGCGTGGACAGCGGCACCGCCGCACGGGTTTTCTTTACCCCGCCACCGGGCGAACGCCGTGGCCAGTTGCGTTATGTCGATCCCTACACCGGCACCTATCAGGGTGAGGCCAATGGCCAGGGCTTTTTCGACCTGATGCTGCAATTGCACCGCTTCCTGGCAATGGGCCAGAGCGGTCGCCAGATCACCGGCGCCTGTACCCTGATGCTGGTGTTCTTCTGCCTGTCGGGCCTGTACCTGCGCTGGCCGCGCAAGGCGCTGAACTGGCGCGCCTGGCTGACCCTGGACTGGGCGAAGAAAGGCCGCAGCTTCAACTGGGACCTGCATGCTGTAGCGGGTACCTGGTGCATGGTCTTTTATCTGCTGGCAGCCCTGACCGGCCTGTCGTGGTCGTACGAGTGGTACAACCAGGGCCTGCAAAAACTCCTGTCCGATGCCCCGAGCGGTGAACAGCGCCAGGGCGGTGGTCGCGGCCCCCGTGGCCAGGGCGGCCCGACCGGCCCTGCGCCGGTCGCCGATTACGACGCCATCTGGGCCAGCATCCAGAAGACCGCCGGGCCAGACCTGGCCTTGTACAACGTGCGTATGCCGCCAGTGGCCGGCCAGCCTGCAACGGTGTTCTACCTGCTGAACACCTCACCCCACGAGCGCGCCTTCAACCAGATCGTGCTCGACCCGGCCACCGGTGCGGTCAAAAAAGTCGAGCGCTATGACGACAAGAGCTACAAGGCGCAATTGCTGACCAGCATTTACGCGCTGCACACCGGCAGCTACTGGGGCATCACCGGGCGCGTGCTGGTGACTGTCGCCAGCCTGACCATGCCGCTGTTCTTTATTACCGGCTGGTTGCTGTATCTGGACCGTCGCCGCAAAAAGCGTCAGATCAAGCAAGCTCGCCAGGGTTTTGCCGACACGGGCAGCGATGCCTCGTCATGGCTGATCGGCTTTGCCAGCCAAAGCGGCTTTGCCGAGCAACTGGCCTGGCAGACAGCCGGGCAATTACAGGCCGCGGGCTTGCCAGTAAGGGTCCAGCCATTGGGTGCGCTCAGTGAAGATGATTTGCAGCAAGCCAATCATGCCCTGTTCGTGGTCAGCACCTTTGGCGATGGTGAAGCGCCCGACAGCGCACGGGGTTTTGAACGCAAAATCCTCGGCCAGCCCCTGGGCTTGAATGCTCTCAAATACTCCGTACTGGCTTTGGGTGACCGTCAGTACCCGCACTTTTGCGGCTTTGCCACACGTATCCAGCAATGGCTGAGCGAGCGCGGCGCACAAGCGCTGTTTAGCCCGGTGCAGGTCGACAGCGGTGACGCCGAGGCCCTGCATCACTGGCAGCAACAACTCAGCCAGCTCACCGGCGGCGCACCGGGCACACACTGGCAGGCGCCGAGCTATAACAACTGGACCCTGACTGAGCGCAAGCTGCTCAACCCCGGTAGCAGTGGCTCGGGGGTTTACCTGCTGGGGCTCGACGCGCCAGACGCCAATGTTTCATGGCAGGCCGGTGACCTGGTAGAAGTCATACCGCGACAATCGAGCTGGGCGGTTGAGCATTTCCTGGAAGGGCTGGGCCTGTCGGCTGACAGCCTGGTGCAACTCGATGGTCTGCAAGAAACCCTGGCCCAGGCCCTGGCGGGGCGCCAGTTGCCGGAAAATCGCGGCCATCTGGTGGGCATGCATGCCCAGGCATTGGTAGACGCGCTGATCCCGCTGAACATGCGCGAGTACTCCATTGCCTCGATCCCGCAGGACGGTGTGCTGGAGTTGATCGTGCGTCAGGAGCGGCATGCTGATGGCAGCCTGGGGATAGGTTCGGGCTGGCTCACAGAGCATGCCGCCGTCGGTTCGGCGATCAGCCTGCGCGTGCGGCGCAACAGTGGCTTCCACCTGCCCGCCGAACCGGTGCCGCTGATCCTGCTCGGTAATGGCACCGGGCTGGCGGGGCTGCGCAGCTTGCTCAAGGCCCGCATTGCCCAGGGCCAGCAGCGCAACTGGTTGTTCTTTGGCGAGCGCAATGCTGCACACGACTTCTATTGCCGCGATGAGCTGCAAGGCTGGTTGGCCAGCGGTGACCTGGCGCGGCTGGATCTGGCGTTTTCACGGGATCAGGCGCAGAAAGTGTATGTGCAGGACCGCTTGCGTGAATCTGCCGCACAAGTACGCCAATGGCTGGCTGAAGGCGCGGCGATTTATATCTGTGGCAGTTTGCAAGGGATGGCGGCGGGTGTGGATCAGGCGCTGATCGACATGCTGGGGGCTGAAGCGGTGGAGCTGCTGATCGAGCAAGGGCGCTATCGGCGGGATGTGTATTAG
- a CDS encoding TonB-dependent receptor yields the protein MSRQQLKIPVSSPRLLASAIGVAITATSAGPLVQAAESTDSKAQGSSISLGATTVTGEQTDKSYQTEKASSQKYTAPLVDTPRSVTVIPQQVLQDTAATSLQDALRTVPGITFGAGEGGNPQGDRPFIRGFDAQSDMYLDGVRDAGGQTREIFDIESIEVSKGPNSTFGGRGSAGGSLNMVSKTAKAGDFLNGGFTYGSDQTRRYTLDVNRQFLDTAAFRLNLMSHEQNVAGRESVNYDRWGVAPSLTFGLGTENRLNVSYYHLESNDLPDSGIPYGYSNSSKTAVHVHDKPDDGGDSKNFYGLKDRDFRKTRVDISTISFEHDFSDAMTLKNTFRHGNTGQDYILTQPDDSQHNVNQYGTVWRRANTRVSTTETTTNQTDLFGNFQVMGFKNNYSTGVEFTREETRASGYTVTPNSNPNCTPDKVGNSGGQCTSLSNPNPNDVWTGTEARNYYGTNTVGVTKAAYVFDTIELDPKWLLNAGLRYDAFSTTANTNAASGRTKASNDSHFFNWQTGLVWKPLDNGSVYLSYATSATPPGGVVGEGVEGNGLVAPGSTITSDLKPEETVNYELGTKWDVFHDRLSLTAAIFRTEKKNTRVLTDSFTYENAGESRVDGLELSASGKITDKWQVFAGYSYLKSELVDPGQKANRNGTINTAAVSDKGNEMPNTPKNSFSLWTTYEVMPKLTIGGGAFYVDEVYGDTANTVYVPAYTRYDAMASYKLTKNIDLQLNVQNLTDKTYYDKAYAAHFASQAAGRTALLTTSFHF from the coding sequence ATGTCGCGCCAACAATTAAAAATACCCGTCAGCTCACCGCGTTTACTGGCTTCGGCCATCGGTGTCGCAATTACTGCGACCTCTGCAGGCCCTCTGGTTCAGGCTGCCGAAAGCACTGACAGCAAGGCCCAGGGCAGCAGTATTTCCCTTGGCGCGACCACGGTTACCGGCGAGCAGACCGACAAGTCTTATCAGACCGAGAAAGCCAGCTCCCAGAAGTACACCGCACCGCTGGTTGATACGCCGCGCTCTGTCACCGTGATCCCGCAGCAAGTGCTGCAGGACACCGCAGCCACCTCGCTGCAAGACGCCCTGCGCACCGTGCCAGGCATCACCTTCGGCGCAGGCGAAGGCGGCAACCCACAGGGCGACCGTCCGTTCATTCGTGGTTTTGACGCACAGTCCGACATGTACCTGGACGGCGTGCGCGATGCTGGCGGCCAGACCCGCGAAATCTTCGACATCGAATCGATCGAAGTCAGCAAAGGCCCGAACTCCACTTTCGGTGGTCGTGGCTCGGCTGGCGGCAGCCTGAACATGGTGAGCAAGACCGCCAAGGCGGGTGACTTCCTCAATGGCGGCTTCACCTACGGCTCCGACCAGACCCGTCGCTACACCCTGGATGTAAACCGTCAGTTCCTGGACACCGCAGCGTTCCGTCTGAACCTGATGAGCCACGAACAGAACGTCGCAGGCCGCGAATCGGTCAACTACGACCGCTGGGGCGTAGCGCCATCGCTGACCTTCGGCCTGGGTACTGAAAACCGTCTGAACGTCAGCTACTACCACCTGGAAAGCAACGACCTGCCGGATTCGGGCATTCCATACGGCTACAGCAACAGTTCCAAGACCGCAGTTCACGTCCACGACAAACCGGACGATGGCGGCGACAGCAAAAACTTCTACGGCCTCAAAGACCGTGACTTCCGCAAGACCCGTGTGGATATCAGCACCATCTCGTTCGAGCATGACTTCAGCGATGCGATGACCCTGAAAAACACCTTCCGCCACGGCAACACCGGCCAGGACTACATCCTCACCCAGCCGGACGACAGCCAGCACAACGTCAACCAGTACGGCACCGTATGGCGTCGTGCCAATACCCGTGTTTCGACCACCGAAACCACCACCAACCAGACTGACCTGTTCGGCAACTTCCAGGTTATGGGCTTCAAGAACAACTACTCCACCGGTGTTGAATTCACTCGTGAAGAAACCCGTGCCAGCGGTTACACCGTGACCCCGAACAGCAACCCCAACTGCACGCCGGACAAAGTCGGTAACAGCGGCGGCCAGTGCACCTCGCTGTCCAACCCGAACCCGAACGATGTGTGGACCGGTACTGAAGCGCGCAACTACTACGGCACCAACACCGTGGGCGTGACCAAAGCCGCCTATGTGTTCGATACCATCGAGCTGGATCCGAAGTGGCTGTTGAACGCTGGCCTGCGTTACGACGCCTTCAGCACCACCGCCAACACCAATGCGGCGAGTGGTCGTACCAAGGCCTCGAACGACAGCCACTTCTTCAACTGGCAGACCGGCCTGGTCTGGAAGCCACTGGATAACGGCAGCGTTTACCTGTCCTACGCGACCTCGGCTACTCCGCCAGGCGGCGTGGTGGGTGAAGGCGTTGAAGGCAATGGCCTGGTTGCTCCAGGCAGCACCATCACCAGCGACCTGAAGCCGGAAGAAACCGTTAACTACGAACTGGGCACCAAGTGGGACGTGTTCCACGATCGTCTGTCGCTGACTGCAGCCATCTTCCGTACCGAGAAAAAGAACACTCGCGTACTGACTGACTCGTTCACCTACGAAAACGCCGGTGAGTCTCGCGTTGACGGCCTGGAACTGTCGGCCAGTGGCAAGATCACTGACAAGTGGCAAGTGTTTGCAGGCTACAGCTACCTGAAAAGCGAGCTGGTTGATCCGGGCCAGAAAGCCAACCGTAATGGCACTATCAATACCGCAGCCGTTTCGGACAAAGGCAATGAAATGCCGAACACCCCGAAAAACAGCTTCAGCCTGTGGACAACCTATGAAGTGATGCCAAAGCTGACCATCGGCGGCGGTGCGTTCTATGTTGACGAAGTCTACGGCGACACGGCCAACACCGTTTACGTCCCGGCTTACACTCGCTACGACGCAATGGCCAGCTACAAGCTGACCAAAAACATCGACCTGCAACTGAACGTACAAAACCTGACCGACAAGACCTACTACGACAAAGCCTACGCTGCGCACTTTGCCAGCCAGGCCGCAGGCCGTACCGCCTTGTTGACCACCAGCTTCCACTTCTAA
- a CDS encoding Fe2+-dependent dioxygenase has translation MLLHIPGLFSREEVQRIREALQQTEWADGKITAGFQSAKAKHNLQLPEDHPLAKEIGAAMIDRLWKNPLYMSAALPHKVFPPLVNCYTGGGSFDFHIDNAVRQPKGSPERVRTDLSATLFFSDPEDYDGGELVIQDTYGVQQVKLPAGDMVLYPGTSLHKVNAVTRGARFASFFWTQSLVREDSQRTLLFEMDGAIQQLTRDVPDHPSLIQLTGTYHNLLRRWAEV, from the coding sequence ATGTTGCTGCATATCCCCGGCTTGTTCTCCCGTGAAGAGGTGCAGCGCATCCGTGAGGCGCTGCAGCAGACCGAGTGGGCTGACGGCAAGATCACCGCAGGTTTTCAGTCGGCCAAGGCCAAGCACAATCTGCAATTGCCCGAAGACCATCCACTGGCCAAGGAAATCGGCGCGGCGATGATTGATCGGCTGTGGAAAAATCCGCTGTATATGTCAGCGGCCTTGCCACACAAGGTGTTTCCGCCGTTGGTGAACTGCTACACCGGGGGCGGCAGTTTCGACTTTCATATCGACAATGCCGTGCGCCAGCCCAAGGGCAGCCCCGAGCGGGTGCGCACCGATCTGTCGGCCACCCTGTTTTTCAGCGACCCCGAGGACTACGACGGCGGCGAGCTGGTGATTCAGGACACTTACGGTGTGCAGCAGGTCAAGCTGCCTGCTGGCGACATGGTCTTGTACCCCGGCACCAGCTTGCACAAGGTCAACGCCGTTACCCGTGGTGCACGCTTTGCGTCGTTTTTCTGGACCCAGAGCCTGGTGCGCGAAGACAGCCAGCGCACGCTGCTGTTTGAAATGGATGGCGCGATTCAGCAACTGACCCGCGACGTTCCTGATCACCCCTCGCTGATCCAGCTCACCGGCACCTACCACAACCTGCTGCGTCGCTGGGCCGAGGTGTAA